Proteins encoded within one genomic window of Calonectris borealis chromosome 1, bCalBor7.hap1.2, whole genome shotgun sequence:
- the LOC142074584 gene encoding lysozyme g-like: MSGCLERYGNILNVDTTGASEATAKPERLSYAGVPASEKIAERDLKNMEKYQAKITKVGNSKCVDPAVIAGIISRESHAGTVLKDGWGDHGNAFGLMQVDKRYHKIVGSWDSEEHLAQGTEILCGMITEIQKKFPTWTKEQQLKGGISAYNAGAKNVQTYDRMDIGTTHNDYANDVVARAKFYKRNGY, encoded by the exons ATGTCAG GCTGTTTGGAGCGTTACGGGAATATACTGAACGTTGACACAACTGGAGCTTCGGAGGCAACCGCAAAACCAGAACGTCTGAGCTATGCAG GAGTTCCTGCCTCAGAGAAGATTGCAGAAAGAGATTTGAAGAACATGGAGAAATACCAAGCCAAGATTACAAAAGTTGGCAACAGCAAGTGTGTTGATCCAGCTGTGATTGCTGGTATTATCTCTCGAGAGTCACACGCTGGGACAGTGCTGAAGGACGGCTGGGGTGACCACGGAAATGCATTTGGTTTAATGCAG GTTGACAAACGGTACCATAAGATTGTCGGGTCATGGGACAGTGAAGAGCACTTAGCACAAGGCACAGAGATTTTATGCGGGATGATAACGGAAATCCAGAAGAAGTTCCCAACATGGACAAAGGAACAGCAGCTCAAAG GTGGGATTTCAGCCTATAACGCGGGAGCTAAAAACGTCCAGACCTATGACAGAATGGATATTGGCACAACACACAATGACTATGCCAATGATGTGGTTGCAAGAGCcaagttttataaaagaaatggaTACTGA